A window of Desulfuromonas sp. genomic DNA:
CCGGTTTTTCGAAAGACCGCTCAGGGAAAAATTGATTTCGTATTTATCTTCATCCGGCCGGTCACTGAAACCAAACATCACGCTCCAGCATTCACCCCGGTATTCAACCCGGGTCACCGCCTCGAGCATGAGGACGGTTTCGAGATCGCGCCGATGTTCATAAGAGACAAAGAGCGGGTCGAACAGGGCCAGATCAACGCCGCCGGACAGGTAATCGAAATCATTTTTCAGATATTGGTAATTGATCAGCAAACCATTGCCGTGGCGATCATGCAAGCCGCCCCAGACCGCCCGGCTTTCGACGTAACGGGCATTATCGTTGGCGTCGTAGGCGATATCGCCCCGCAAAAAACTGTACGGAGTCGGCCGGATAATCAGTTCACCCCGAACCGGTGAAAATGGCCGGTTCTGGTCAGGGAGAGGGCCGGGATCCCGCTTCCTTTCCCGGATATCGTAATCGACCGCGAGGCGGAGGCTGCCGACCTCGCGAAAGCGGGGGGTTCCGTCATCGTCGACGCTTCGGGTGGTCAACCGGTTCATCAGCTCAAAGGTGACCAGGTTGACCGGATCAATCCGGTCGCGGCTGTCGAACTGCGGCAGATGACCCTGATCGACATTCGGGATAAAGAGGTAATGCACCATCGGCTCGACGACATGCCGCAAGTGCGTGACGTCACCGGTGTCGAAGGTAAAAACCCGGGCGACCCGACTACCGACGGACAGGGTCGCAATCGGCAACCCTTCCTGTTCGCTCACATCGTTAAACCGGTAATTGCGTTGCAGCCAGGAGACGGTCGGCACCATTTCCAGGTAACGGTTGACCAGCAGGTCGGTCGCCAGCATCGGCTGCAGCCGCAGGCGTCCCCCCTTCGGTCCGTCCCGATGCCAGAGATAACCGGGCTCGGCCAGAAATGAGGTGAAAATCGGGGTTTGACCCCAGCGTTGCGGCAGGTAATCGAAGCGGACTTCCGGAAGGTACTGCAACTGGGTAGCGCTGCTCTGCTCGAGGTCACGGTTATATTTGGCCTGCGCGGAGAGATTGACCTGGTTCCAGCCGCGACTCAGGTAAACGATCGATTGCACCTTCTCGCGGTTATAATCGTCAGCGGTCCGCCCGAAAATCTCGTAGTAATCCTTTTCGCTGACATATTCAGCGTCAATGACCAGCCGGACCTGACCCGGCAACAGGCCGTCATGATCCCATTCGGTCAGGGAACGATCCGGCTCATCGTCGAACCCGCTGATAAAATTCGTATAAAGTCGTCCGGTACGGCTCTGCGGCGGCAGGTAGCGGAACTCGAGACCGGTTCCGATTCCGAGATCAGACATGTAATCAATCTCGAGGGTCGCATCAAGATCCTGGTCAATAACCAGATAGAGCGGCTGCCGGTAGCGGTTGCCGAGGCGGCTTGAATGACTTATTTCGGGAAAGAGCAGCCCCGATTGACGTTCCGTTTTGGCGGGCAGCGCGATATACGGGAGGTACAGAACCGGAATATTTCGCAGGTAGAACACGGCATTGCGGGCCCTGGCGTAGCCTTCGACATCGACATCGAGGCGGCTGGCGGTCAATTTCCAGGCCGGACTCTCGCCGGGGCAGGTGGTGAATGACCCGCCGCTGACCCGGTAGCTGATATCACCCCGCTTCTCGATCAGGTCCCCCGAGAGGAAGACATTGTAGGCGGAGAGCCTCGCTTGACCGTTGCTGAGCTGTCCCAGCCCCCGGCCGAAATCGTAACGGATCGAATCACCGGTCAAGACACCATCCGCAGACTCCATCCGGAAACCGCCGCCGCAGACCGCTTCGCCACTCTGTTGATCCCAGTCGGCTGAACCGGAGGTCAGCAGCAGGTCACCCTGGCGGATCTGTACATTGCCTTCGGCCCGGTAGAGTCCGGTCTCCTGATTGAGCACCAGGCTGTCCGCCGACAGGTTGACCGGCTCGTCGCTCGCCGCCGCCAGGCAGTTCGCAGCCAGCAAAAACAACAGAAATATCAGGAAACCTGTTCGTCGCACCGGCGACCTTCCTCCTGCAAAATTATTTCTCGTACGGCAGCCACCAGGAAAAGCGACCCGGCCACCAGGACAATTTCCGAATCGGCAGCGGCGGCCTGCACGGCATCCAGGGCTGCCTCGATCGAAGCGAAGGATGCCGCGCGGACGCCGTGCCGTTCGGCAATCGCGACCAACTCGGCCGTCGGCTTTGCCTCCTCTACCGGCGGCTCGACGCAGTAGAGTGCCGCGCAGGCCGGAAGCAGCGGGATCAGCACCTCTTCACTGTTTTTATCAGCTTTCAGCCCGACAATCCAGTGAACATTCACCAGATCCTGTTGTTCGAGATATCGGGCCAGAACATTGGCGGCCGCTCCATTATGGGCCCCGTCGAGCAGGATCGACCGCTTGGCCAGCCACTCAAGGCGGCCCGGCCAGAACATTTTCTCGACGCCGCTGCGCAGGGCAATCGCCGGCAGATCGTAACCGGCCGGCTGCAGCATCTCGGCAGCCGCCAGTGCTGTCGCCATGTTGGCAAACTGGTGGCGGCCCGGGATGCCGGGCCGGATTCCGGCGATAGTCTCTTTGATGCCCCGGTAATCGAAGGTCTCGCCGGCGTCATCAAAGTGGAAGGACTTGCCGCAAAAAGAGATTTCGGTACCAACTTTTTTCGCCTCGTCGAGCAGGGCCTCTTCGACTTCGATCACCTGCGGCGCACTGACCACCGGCACCCCGCCCCGCATGATTCCGGCTTTTTCCCGGGCGATCGAATCAAGGTCTTCGCCGAGATACTGCTGATGATCGCGCGCCACCGGGGCAACCACGCTGAGTACCGGCGCGATCGCATTGGTCGCATCAAAACGACCGCCGAGGCCGACTTCAAGGACAGCGACCTCGACCTCCTGCTCGGCAAAAAACTCCAGGGCCAGCGCCGTGGTGAATTCAAAGAAGGTGATCGGGATCGATCCGGTTCGGGTTCTTAGCCGGGCGACCAGACGGGCAATCCGGTCATCCGGAATCATTTCACCATTCACCCGGATCCGTTCATTAAATACATGTAGATGGGGAGATGTATAGAGGCCGGTCCGGAAACCAGAATCCCTGAGAATACCGGCGAGAGCCGAGGCGATCGAGCCCTTGCCGTTGGTGCCGGCGACCAGAACCGATTTGAAGCGGTTCTCGGGATGATCGAGACGGGACAAAAAAGTCCGGATATTCTCCAGGCCGAGCTTGATGCCGAACTTCTGTAGCCCGTAGAGATAATCCAGACTTTCCTGACCGGTCATCAATCAGTTTTTCGTGAAGATTTTCAACACCTGCGCCAGTTTACTTTTCATCTCCTGGCGCCGGACAATCATGTCGACCATGCCATGTTCGAGCAGGTATTCGGAACGCTGGAACCCTTCAGGAAGCTTCTGTCGAATGGTCTGCTCGATAACGCGCGGACCGGCAAAACCGATCAGGGCCCGGGGTTCGGCAATATTGAGGTCGCCGAGCGTGGCAAAGCTTGCCGTAACACCGCCGGTGGTCGGATCGGTCAAGACCGAGATAAACGGGATTCCGGCATTCTTCAGCTTGGCCAGCGCCGCGCTGGTTTTGGCCATCTGCATCAGCGAGAGAATACTCTCCTGCATGCGGGCGCCGCCGGAAGAAGAGAACACCAGAACCGGTGCGTTGAGTTCGAGACCGCGCTCGATCACCCGCGTAATCTTCTCGCCGACAACCGAACCCATACTGCCGCCCATGAAAGCGAAATCAAAAACGGCGACAACAACCTTCAGCCCTTCGATATCACCCTCACCGCACTTGACGGCATCGCCGCCGCCATGTTTCTTGACCGCAGCCTTGATCCGCTCCTTGTAGGTCTTCGAATCCTTGAAGTTGAGAAAATCGACCGGCATCATTTCCGCGTCCATTTCCACAAACGTCCCGCTGTCGAGAACCAGGTCGATCCGTTCCTGGGCACTGACCCGGAAGTGATAATCGCACTTCGGGCAGACATTGAGATTGCGCTCGATTTCCTTGCTGTAAATAATCTCTTCACAGTTTTTGCATTTGGTCCAGAGCCCTTCAGGCATATGGACCTTTTTCTTCTCAACCGGCGTAATCGGAGCTTTCGATTTTTTAAACCAGGGCATAACGTTTCCTTTTATGAATTGCGGCAGCTATATTTCAAAAACCTCGCCACCATCGAGAACCTGCAAACGGTCGTCTCCGATAGCAGCCAATTCTTCATGGAGTTCGTCCAGAAATTGCGGTTTCATATGAAAGACCTTGATCGGAATATCCCGATCACCAAACTTTACCAACTCATCCTTGAGCATGGCCGGGGTCAGATGGCCACTGATTTTCGCCAGATGTTCCATCCGGTTCGGGAAGGAGGCCTCAACGAAAGCGATTTTCAACTGCTCGCACTCACGGGCCATCTGCCACAGGTCATCGGTCGTGGTCGTGTCGGCCGAATAAAAAAGTGCACTTTCAGCGGAGCGGACACAGTAGCCGACAGTATAAACGGTGTGGTTGGTCCGGGTCCAGCGGAGATGATAGCCATTGACTTCACCTTCACCACTTTCGTCGAGCGGGATCAGCTTGATTGTCGGCGCGCCCTGACCCGGAAGTTTCGTAAAATCGGGCCAGACATAATCATTGAACAGATGATTTTGGACCGCCTCGAGGACCGGTTCAGGAGCCCAGATCCGCATCGATTCAGGACGCCCGAATATGTTGTCAGCGAGAAAAGCAAGATCAACGATATGGTCCATATGGGCATGGGTCAGAACAATCCCGTCGAGCGCCAGCTGTTCATGCTGCGACAGAGCGCTCGAAATGGTGCCGGCGTCGAGGAGAAACGTTTCATCGAGCAGCAGGCTGCTGGTCGAATAACCGGGGATACGCGAACCGAAACAGCCGAGGACACGAATTTTCATACGTGATCTGACCCGCCGCTGCTCAGGCAGCCGGGCGGACTCCCTCTTTTAAAGAAGATACAAATTCCCTGACCCGCGGCAATAATTCATCGCTCTTGCCGTGGGCCTCGATAACTTTAACAAGGGCACTGCCGACAACAACAGCATCGGCAAACGCGCTGACGGCGGCCGCGTCATCCCTGGTCGAAATTCCGAATCCGACCGCAACCTGAACCCGGCTTTTTTCCTGGATCCGACGAACAGCACTCTCGATCGAGGCGGCATCGACCTGTTGACTTCCGGTAACCCCGGTCATCGACACGTAATAAAGGTATCCTTCCGCTTTTTCAGCGAGCACTGTCATCCGCTCATCCGGAGTGGTCGGCGCCAGAAGGGTAATCAGGTCGAGCCCCTGCTTTTGCATGTCGGCATGAATTTCAGCCGTTTCTTCAGGCGGCAAATCAACCAGCAGCAGGCCATCAACTCCGGCAGCGGCGGCATCGACCGTAAAACGGGACGGGCCATAATGAAAAATCGGATTGTAATATCCCATCAGGATTATCGGAACGTTGCTGCTCTTGCGTACATCCCGGACAATTTCGAGAACTCCGGCCACCGTCGTGCCTGACTTCAGTGCCCGCTCGGAAGATGCCTGAATCGTCGGGCCGTCGGCCATCGGATCGGAGAAGGGCACACCGAGCTCGATCAGGTCGGCGCCCGATTCAACCAGAGCGTGAATCAAATCGACCGTGGTCTTCATGTCGGGATCACCAGCCGTCAAAAAAGGGACCAGTGCCTTGTCGCCCCGCTGTCTGATATCTTCAAGTTTTTGTTCAATCCGGCTCATAGTTTTACCAAAGATTTGATCCAAGTTTTAAAGTTTAATGAAAAATCACCGTCATTTCAACCGTTTTCATCGGCCAGAGTCCGTGTCTCAACCAGGAATTGACGAAACATCGGCGCCGTCATTCTCCCGGTCTGAACATTGTAACGGCTGGTATGGTAGCATCCGGCGAGCCAGAGCCGCTCGCTGATGCGATGCTGTACCCCATGCGCGAAAGGGTATGCGGCCGGGCGCTCAATCGCACCGACTGAACGAAAATACTTCAAACAGCTCTCAAAAGCCCCCCGTCCGAGTCCGATAACAACCCGGAGACGGTCCAGTTCTGCCAGCTCGGCCGCCATGTAGGATCGGCAGGAATTGAATTCCTCCCCTTTCGGCTTGTTTTCCGGCGGCACGCACTTCACAGCGTTGGTGATATAGAGATCGTTCAGCTCCAGGCCATCGTCGGCATGTTCAGCATCGGGCCGAGAGGCAAAACCGGCTTCGTGCAGCAACGGATACATGAAATCACCCGCCCCGTCCCCGGTAAATGGACGTCCGGTCCGGTTGGCCCCATGCGCCCCCGGAGCCAGCCCAACCAGGCAAATCCGGGCAGCAGGATCGCCAAACCCGGCAACCGGACGATTGTGATAATCAGCCCGGTTACGCCCTTTGGCCGGCTTGATATTCTGTCGATAATCGACCAGCCGGGGACACCTGCAACAGTGATCGAGGCCGTCCAGCTCAATGGTCGACACTTACGTTTTTCCTCCCGGCTTTGCACCACCAGGTCGATTTCCTCCGCCCTGTGGCCGCCGGCGCCGGCGCCGATGAGGTGGTTTGCCGGAGCCGCCCCGTTTCTCGGGAACCGGTGCTTTCTTGTGCGCAACCCCGCGCTTGTAATCATTACAGAGATCTTCTTCCATCGGCACCGCACTCGGAATCTTCATGCCGATATACTCTTCGATATCGGGGATATGAAAAGCAAGGTCTTCATCGGCAAAACTGATCGCCTTGCCAACCGCTCCGGCCCGGGCGGTTCGGCCGATCCGGTGAACGTAATCTTCCGAATCCTGCGGCAGGTCGTAATTGAATACGTGGCTGACATCTTCGATATGCAGGCCGCGCGAAGCGACATCGGTGGCAATCAGGAAGCGGAGACGCCCCTCCTTGAAATCATCCATAATCCGCAACCGCTTTTTCTGCGGGATATCACCGGAGAGAACCGCGGCCTTGTGATCGTTGTGTTTGAGCCGACCGGCCAGATGCTCCGCCTCTTTCTTGGTGTTGACAAAAATCATGATCCGTTCGGCGAACTCTTCCTTCTGCAGCAGACCGAGCAAAAGCGGGAATTTTTCGCGGCGCGAGACATGATACAGGATCTGCTCAACTTTTTCGGCGGTGACCTGCTCCGGTTCAATCTGCACCTTCTCGGCGAGATTCATGAACTCGTAGGCAAGCTCCATAACCCGGTGCGAAAGGGTTGCCGAAAAAAGCATGGTCTGGCGTTTTTCGAAAGGCGGCAACTTGCGCAGGATAAAACGCAGATCCTTGATAAAGCCCATATCGAACATCCGGTCGGCTTCATCGATAATCAAGGCTTCAATGCGGTGCAGGGAGAATACTTTCTGCCGGAAATAATCGATCAGCCGGCCCGGGGTCGCGACAATAACATCAACCCCGTCCTTGAGCGCCTGCCGTTGCTTGTCGTAATCGACGCCACCGAAAATCGGCTGAACCTTGAACGGGCAGTGGGCGCCAAGCCCTTTGGCATCTTCGCAGATCTGCACCACCAGCTCACGGGTCGGGGCAATGATCAGGGCCCGCGGGTTGCTGGAGGTTCCTTTTTCGTTCTGCGCCAGCTTGGTAAACAGCGAGATCAGAAAGGCCGCAGTTTTGCCGGTTCCGGTCTGGGCCTGGGCGGCGACATCGAGCCCCTTTAGCGCCAGCGGAATCGACTCTTCCTGGACCGGCGTCAGTTCGGTAAAGCCAACCTCGTTGATGCCACGCATCAGGTCAGCCGGTAAATCGAGTTCGGTAAATTTCATTATTTTCTTTCAGCTAAAAGTTATCAGGAGTCAGGCCAGAGGATCCGGAAAGAGTAAAGCCTTTCCCTGACAACCGGATCCGTAACCCCTGGTTTAATTGACGAGTACTGCCGATCAGCCTGCGCAGCCTTACAACTCGACCCCCATTGCATCCGCAACCGTATCGATATCCTTATCCCCTCTTCCCGACAGACAGACCAGAATAATCTGGTCCCTGTCCATCTCTTTCGCCTGTTTGCAGACGTGAGCAATCGCATGCGCCGACTCGAGCGCCGGGATAATACCTTCAAGTTCGGTCAGCAGCTTGAAGGCGTCGAGGGCTTCAGCATCGGTAATCGAGACGTATTCGGCGCGGCCGAGTTCCTTGAGCTGCGCATGTTCGGGGCCGACGCCCGGGTAATCAAGACCGGCTGAGATCGAATGTGCATGCTCAATCTGCCCGTCATCATCCTGCAGCAGGAAGGTCTTGTTGCCATGCAGGACGCCGACCGATCCGGCTGATATCGAAGCCGCATGTTTGCCCGAATCAACCCCGAGCCCGGCCGCTTCAACCCCGATCAGACGGACAGCCTGATCATCGATAAATGGATAAAACAGTCCCATCGCATTCGACCCACCGCCGATACAGGCAACCGCCGCATCGGGCAGGCGCCCTTCGGCCTCAAGCATCTGTTTTTTCGATTCACGACCGATCACCGCCTGAAAATCACGCACCAGCATCGGATAGGGGTGTGGCCCGGCAACGGTACCGATAACATAGAAGGTGTCGCGGACATGAGTCACCCAGTGGCGCAGCGCATCGTTCATTGCGTCCTTGAGGGTGGCGGTGCCGCTGGTCACACCATGGACAGTGGAACCGAGCAGTTTCATCCGAAAAACATTAATTGCCTGGCGGCGGATATCCTCGGTCCCCATGAAGACCTGGCACTCCATACCGAACAGGGCGGCAACGGTAGCGGTGGCGACGCCATGCTGGCCGGCGCCGGTCTCGGCAATAACCTTGTTCTTCCCCATGCGCCGGGCCAGCAGAATCTGGCCGACGGTATTATTGATCTTGTGCGCACCGGTATGATTGAGGTCCTCGCGCTTCAGGTAAATCCGGGCGCCGCCAGCATGTTCAGTCAGGCGGCGGGCAAAATAGAGCGGACTCGGCCGTCCGACATAGTTGCGCAGATAGGAATCGAACTCTTCGAGAAACTCCGGGTCATCCTTGACCTCGGCATAAGCTTCTTCAAGTTCGAGCAGGGCCGGCATCAGCGTTTCGGCAACATAGCGTCCGCCAAACTCACCGAAATGCCCTTTCTCATCGGGAAAACTGTATTGACTCATCACTTGAAACTCTCTCTGGCGTTCGTAATAAACGCCGCTACTTTCTCCGGATCTTTTTTTCCGGGCATCTTTTCCACACCACTGGAGACATCGACCCCCTGCGGTCTAACCATTCTAACAGCTTTGGAAATATTCTGCGGGTTCAAACCACCCGCCAGGATTATCTTCGTTTGCGTTGCCAGTGTGGCCGCCAGATTCCAGTCGCAAGCTTCGCCGGTGCCACCGAACTTCTCCGGGTGCCAGGCATCAAGCAATATCGCCACCGCCGGGTAGTCCTGCCAGCTCCTGACGCTCTCTTCGTTGCGTACGCGCAGGGCCTTCATCACCGGCAGTTCGATCCGACGGCAGTAGTCGGGTGTTTCATCGCCATGCAACTGCACAAGACCGATACCGCTCTCGGCCGCGACCCGGTTGACCACTTCCGCCTGTTCATTGACAAAAAGGCCGACCTTGATCACTTCACCGGGGAGCTTGTCGATGATCGGCCGCACCTCGGCCGGGCTGACGCCGCGCGGGCTGTCGGCATAAAAAACAAACCCTAAAGCGTCCGCCCCGCATGCCACGGCATGCAGGGCGTCCGACTCATTGGTGATTCCACAAATCTTGATCCGGAACATGGTGTCCGAAATAACTCCTTAACCGATTTCAACCTTCGGCAGATGCGACAACGAATCCTTAATCGCTTCTTCCGGGTACTCGTAATCCTCCAGCTCGCCGGAGAAAAACGCGTCATAAGCGGCCATATCAACGTGGCCATGCCCCGAGAGGTTAAACAGGATGGTTTTCTCTTTACCCTCTTCCCTGGCCTGAAGCGCTTCGTCAATGGCGCCGCGAATGGCATGCGACGACTCCGGTGCCGGAATAATTCCCTCACACCGGGAGAACTGCACCGCCGCCTCGAAACAGGCGATCTGCGGTACCGCTTTGGCCTCTACGACCCCGGCGTCTACCAACTGCGAAACCAGCGGCGCCGCACCATGATAGCGCAATCCACCGGCATGTATTCCCGGCGGCACAAAATCGTGACCAAGGGTATACATCTTGGCAATCGGCGCCATTTTTGCCATATCACCAAAATCAAAATCATAAACACCCTTGCTCAGGGTCGGACATGATGAGGGTTCCATTGCCAGGATTTTTATATCCTTGCCGTTCGCCTTATCAGAAATAAACGGGAAAGCCAGGCCGGCAAAGTTGGAACCACCGCCGTGACAACCGATCACAACGTCCGGGTAGTCACCGGCCAGCTTCATCTGCTCCTGCGCCTCGAGACCGATAATTGTCTGGTGGGTGCAAACATGATTCAGAACACTACCGAGGGAGTAACGGGTATCCTCCCGCGTCGCTGCATCCTCAACCGCTTCCGAGATGGCCAGGCCTAAAGAACCGGGGCAATCCGGGTCGGCTTCAAGGATCAGGCGGCCGGCGTTGGTCTTGTTTGATGGCGACGGGATGACATCGGCCCCCCAGAGCTGCATCATGCTCTTGCGGTACGGCTTCTGAGTGTACGAAATCTTGACCATGTAAACGGTGCATTCAAGACCGAACATCTGGCAGGCCAGAGCGATTGAGCTGCCCCACTGGCCGGCACCGGTTTCCGACGCAATCCGCTTTGTTCCATACTCCTTGTTATAGAATGCCTGCGGAACTGCGGTATTCGGTTTGTGCGATCCGGCCGGCGAAACGCCTTCGTACTTGTAATAGATTTTGGCCGGGGTACCGAGCGCTTTCTCGAGGCGATGCGCCCGGAACATTGGCGACGGCCGCCAGAGCCTGTAAATTTCACGAACCTCTTCCGGAATCTCAATCCAGCGCTCCTGTGACACTTCCTGTTCGATAATCTGCATCGTGAAGAGTGGCAACAGGTCGTCCGGGCTGACCGGCTGCAAAGTCCCGGGATGAATAACCGGGGCCATCGGTCCTGGCAGGTCCGGGATAATATTGTACCAACGCTTCGGAATCTGGTCTTCATTCAATAAAAATTTAGTCTGCACAGCGCGACCTCCTTGTCATTAATTTCACTGCAAAAGCTGCTGTAGTTTACCTGAAATATCCCCTTCACGCATCAGGCTTTCACCGATCAGAAACGCTCCGGCGCCGGCCTGCTGCAAACGAACGATATCTTCACGACTGTTGATCCCGCTCTCCGAGACCACCAGGTGATCACTGCCAATCGACGGGACAAGACGCTCTGTTATTCCCAAATCGGTGACAAAACTCTTGAGATCGCGGTTGTTGATGCCGATCAGCTCGACCGGAACCCTGAGCGCCACATCGAGTTCTTCTTCGTTGTGTACTTCGAGCAGAACATCGAGCTGCAGTTCGGTCGCCAGGGCAGTAAACTCCTTGAGTTCCTGCTCGGCGAGAGCGGCGGCAATCAACAGGACAGCGTCAGCTCCGGCCGCCCGCGCCTCGTAGATCTGGTAAGGATCGACGATAAACTCCTTGCGCAACAACGGGATATCGACTGCTGATGAAATCTGCAGCAGATAGGAAAGCTCACCATAAAAGAATTCCTTATCGGTCAGCACCGACAGGCAGGTCGCCCCGGCCGCTTCGTAAATCCGGGCGATGGCAACCGGATCAAAGTCAGGTCGGATAATCCCTTTTGAGGGCGAACCTTTTTTAACCTCGGCAATAATCGCCGTTCCGTTGGCCGCCTTTTCTTTCAGGGCCCGGGCGAAACCGCGAGTCGGACCCATGGTCAACGCCTGCTCCTGCAACATCTCCAGCGGGACCCGGTCTCTGGCGTCGGCGACTTCTTTCTCTTTATGTTTGAGTATCTTATCGAGTATCATCACTTAATGTGGTTTGCATATAAATTCTAAAGCCGGCCCGCCTTGCGCCCTTGCATTCAACCAGCTTTTTACTGGTTCGTAAACGCAACGAGTTCGTCGAGCTTTCCTTTTGCTCTTTTTTCGTCGATCGAGGACGCCGCCCTGGCCAGCCCATCGCTGACATCATCAGCTACACCGGCTGCAACCAGGGCATGGGCGGCATTGATCAGGACAATGTCGCGGTGCGGGCCGGTCTCGCCTCCGAGGATGGCGTTGACAATTTTGGCATTACGGACAGCGTCGCCCCCCTGCAGCTCTTCAAGCTTGCAGCGGGTCAAACCGAAGTCCTCCGGCTCAATCGTTGCGATGGACACACTGCCGTCCTTGATCGCGGCAACCCGGGTCGGTCCGGTTATGGTGATTTCGTCCATGCCATCAAGACCGTGCACGACGAAGCCGCGTTTACAGCCAAGACCAGACAAAACATTGGCCATCGGCTCAACCAGGGACTCCTGATAAACACCGAGCACCTGCCGGTCAGCCCCGGCCGGATTGGTCAGCGGGCCGAGAATATTAAAGATCGTGCGGATACCGACTTCGCGCCGCGGGCCGATAGCATGCTTCATCGCACCATGCAGGGCCGGGGCAAAAAGGAAACCGACGCCGACCTTGTCGATACACTGCTCAACCGTCTCCGGCGACACCTCGAGGTTGACCCCGAGCTGTTCGAGGACATCAGCGCTGCCGCAGGCTGAAGAGATGCTGCGGTTGCCATGCTTGGCGACCTTGATCCCGCAACCGGCAACGACGAAAGCAACAGCAGTCGAAACGTTAAAGGTTTTGGTGCCGCTGCCGCCGGTGCCACAGGTATCGAGAATGGTTTCGCGGTCAGCGTTGATCTCCTCGCGGTCAAGACCGATCTCGGCACCAACCCGGATCGGCGTTGCCCGGGAGCGCATCACCCGGGCGGCGCCGGTAATCTCCGGAACCGTTTCGCCCTTCATCCGCAATCCGGTAATAAAGGAGGCAATCTGCGCCGGAGTCGCTTCGCCACCCATAATCTGGTCCATGACATCAATCATCTCACCCTCGGTGAGATCCTGCCTCTCAACAACCTTGGCTATCGCTTCCTTGATCATTTTCCAACCTCTTGAAAAGAAAATCTTTACCTAACGCAAAGCCGCAAAGAAAACAAAAAAGGCTTAATGGAGAGGTGGAGAGGAGCAGAGCCGGAGAGAACTGCTCTGATAGTATTCCTTCTTGATCTCTCTCCTTCTCTGTGTCTCTCCGTTAAAAAAATCTTTTTGATCTTCTTGTTCGCTTTCCCCTCTAATCATTGTACCTTTGCGTCTTTGCGTTAAAAGCATTCTGCTTTTATCTCTTACTCAAATCGAGATAATTCTTCAGCAGCTTCTTCCCCTCCGTCGTCAGGATCGACTCCGGGTGGAACTGCACCCCCCAGACCGGCAGCCTTTTGTGCCGAACGCCCATGATGACATCATCCTCGGTCCGAGCGGTCACCTCGAGACATTCGGGCAAGGTCTGTTTTTCACCAATCAGAGAATGATAGCGGGTCGCGACAAACGGATTCTCGAGCCCTTGCATCACTCCCTGATCGTTGTGATGAACCAGGCTGGTTTTGCCATGCATCAGCTTTTCGGCGCGCAGAATCACACCCCCAAAGGCCTGAATGATCGACTGGTGGCCAAGACAGACACCGAGGATCGGAATTCTACCGGCAAAACGTTGAATGGCGGCCACCGAGATACCGGCTTCATTCGGCGTACAGGGCCCGGGAGAGACGACCAGCTGGGCCGGATTTTTCGCAGCAATTTCATCAAGCGTGATCTTGTCGTTGCGATAGACCTCGATGTCGGCCCCGAGCTCACCAAGGTACTGCACAAGGTTATAGGTAAATGAGTCGTAGTTATCAATCATCAGGAGCATATCAGTAAAGCCCCTTCCGCGCTTTGTCGATCGCCT
This region includes:
- a CDS encoding anthranilate/aminodeoxychorismate synthase component II (TrpG; with TrpE catalyzes the formation of anthranilate and glutamate from chorismate and glutamine; TrpG provides the glutamine amidotransferase activity) is translated as MLLMIDNYDSFTYNLVQYLGELGADIEVYRNDKITLDEIAAKNPAQLVVSPGPCTPNEAGISVAAIQRFAGRIPILGVCLGHQSIIQAFGGVILRAEKLMHGKTSLVHHNDQGVMQGLENPFVATRYHSLIGEKQTLPECLEVTARTEDDVIMGVRHKRLPVWGVQFHPESILTTEGKKLLKNYLDLSKR